From Candidatus Kaelpia aquatica, the proteins below share one genomic window:
- a CDS encoding YceD family protein produces the protein MIDALVINIKSVPPEGLKRTLELEPKVLLMDLEVDGSEEAAVAFEGLLRLDMSIEIATGELIIESRIEHILKLFCSRCLDEFKLPFDKNCILNYNIQNSDSIDISDSIREEVILSYPQKPLCREGCAGICLTCRVNLNREECKCRIAEN, from the coding sequence ATGATAGATGCTTTAGTGATAAACATTAAGAGTGTTCCTCCTGAGGGACTAAAGAGAACCTTAGAGCTTGAACCTAAGGTTTTGTTGATGGATTTAGAGGTAGATGGTTCGGAGGAAGCTGCAGTTGCTTTTGAAGGTCTTTTGAGATTGGATATGAGCATTGAAATAGCAACTGGTGAGCTTATAATTGAATCTAGGATAGAGCATATTCTGAAGCTTTTTTGCAGCAGGTGTTTAGATGAGTTTAAACTTCCCTTTGATAAAAATTGTATTTTGAACTATAATATTCAGAATTCTGACTCTATTGATATCAGTGATAGCATCAGGGAAGAGGTAATACTGAGCTATCCTCAGAAGCCGCTTTGTAGGGAGGGCTGTGCTGGAATATGCTTAACTTGCAGGGTGAATTTAAACAGGGAAGAGTGTAAGTGCAGAATAGCAGAAAATTGA
- a CDS encoding acetate kinase — protein MWFLTINSGSSSIKYSLFKVGDRLSLAEKGVIEKIGEELSFFKTQDRELRLNIPDHHKAIDFILDAIKKKTKDISSLIGVGHRVVHGGEKFKESVVINNKVLNYIKKCSHLAPLHNPPAVLSIEASIKLLKNIPQIAVFDTAFHHTIPEYAYSYAIPYKFYRQYKIRRYGFHGTSHNYIALEAAKVLNKKLKETKIISCHLGNGCSITAIKGGRSIDTSMGFTPLEGLVMGTRSGDIDPAIILFLEQKGFSCTEIDKILNRESGLLGISGLSNDMRVIEQAMLNKNKRARLAYDIFLYRLIKYISSYVGILEGVDAVVLTGGIGENQLRLRRDIKKRLKFILGKFNAKVLVVSTDEELMIAREGLRLLKR, from the coding sequence ATGTGGTTTTTAACAATTAATTCAGGAAGTTCTTCTATTAAATATAGCCTCTTTAAGGTAGGTGATAGATTATCTTTGGCTGAAAAAGGTGTTATCGAAAAGATTGGCGAAGAGTTATCTTTTTTTAAGACTCAAGATAGAGAGCTGCGACTAAATATACCTGATCACCACAAAGCCATTGATTTTATTTTAGATGCAATAAAGAAAAAGACAAAAGATATCTCTTCTCTAATAGGAGTTGGCCATAGAGTGGTCCATGGAGGCGAGAAGTTTAAAGAGTCTGTTGTTATAAATAATAAAGTTTTAAACTATATTAAAAAATGCAGTCACTTGGCTCCGCTGCATAATCCTCCGGCGGTATTATCTATTGAGGCATCTATTAAATTGTTGAAGAATATTCCCCAGATTGCTGTCTTTGATACAGCCTTCCATCATACTATTCCTGAATATGCTTACAGTTATGCTATTCCTTATAAATTTTATCGTCAGTATAAGATAAGAAGATATGGTTTTCACGGTACTAGTCATAACTATATAGCTTTGGAAGCAGCTAAGGTTTTAAATAAAAAGTTAAAAGAGACTAAGATTATAAGTTGCCATCTTGGTAATGGCTGCAGTATTACAGCTATTAAAGGCGGGCGGTCAATTGATACAAGCATGGGCTTTACTCCTTTAGAGGGTCTTGTCATGGGTACAAGGTCGGGGGATATAGACCCAGCCATTATATTGTTTTTAGAGCAGAAAGGATTTAGCTGTACTGAGATAGATAAAATCTTAAATAGGGAGAGTGGGCTCCTGGGTATCTCTGGTCTAAGTAATGATATGAGGGTTATTGAGCAAGCAATGCTTAATAAAAATAAGCGGGCACGCCTTGCTTACGACATCTTTCTCTATAGGCTTATAAAATATATATCCTCCTATGTCGGTATCTTAGAAGGTGTTGATGCAGTTGTGCTCACAGGCGGTATAGGAGAGAACCAGTTAAGGCTGAGAAGAGATATAAAGAAGAGACTTAAATTTATCCTAGGTAAATTTAATGCAAAGGTCCTTGTTGTATCCACAGATGAAGAGCTTATGATTGCCAGAGAAGGGCTGAGGTTGCTGAAAAGATGA
- a CDS encoding phosphate acyltransferase — protein MQELIKKASLNPGRIIFPEGDDPRIRDAVREIKERNIARPTIFLEQDNFDDLSGINIINPKDEDLIKKYVDIYSDLRKNKNIAKDKIKNLLESNSVFIAALMVREGLADAVIAGAAYTTKDVARAVIHCIGAREGSSVSSCFLMDTGIEEFGYKGKFIFADCGVILSPDFQQLADIAINSGDLFKSLFQEEPYIAFLSYSSHGSASGESVGKIRAAIKLVKERRPDLNVDGEMQGDAAIVKTVADIKCSKSTVAGRANVLIFPDLNSGNICYKLVDRLTSANALGPIFLGTRYPGSDLSRGCEVEEIVLDAAVISIMAQLNRQ, from the coding sequence ATGCAAGAGTTGATAAAGAAAGCCTCACTAAATCCAGGCAGGATTATATTCCCGGAAGGAGATGACCCCAGGATTAGAGATGCTGTAAGAGAGATAAAGGAGAGGAATATTGCCCGGCCTACTATCTTTCTAGAACAGGATAATTTCGACGATTTATCGGGGATTAATATTATAAATCCTAAGGATGAAGATCTAATTAAAAAATATGTAGATATTTATAGTGATTTGAGAAAAAATAAAAACATAGCTAAGGATAAAATTAAAAATCTCTTAGAGTCCAACTCGGTTTTTATTGCCGCTTTAATGGTAAGAGAGGGGTTAGCTGATGCTGTAATAGCGGGGGCAGCCTATACCACAAAAGATGTAGCAAGGGCGGTTATTCACTGCATAGGAGCTAGAGAAGGAAGTTCTGTGTCGAGTTGTTTTTTGATGGATACGGGCATTGAAGAGTTCGGCTATAAAGGTAAGTTTATATTTGCAGATTGCGGAGTTATCCTCTCACCTGACTTCCAGCAGCTTGCCGATATTGCTATTAACTCTGGAGACCTTTTTAAATCTCTCTTTCAGGAGGAGCCTTATATAGCTTTTTTAAGCTATTCTAGTCATGGTAGCGCTTCTGGTGAAAGCGTAGGTAAGATAAGAGCTGCAATTAAGTTAGTTAAAGAGAGAAGACCGGATTTAAATGTTGATGGTGAGATGCAGGGTGATGCTGCTATAGTAAAAACTGTTGCAGATATAAAATGCTCTAAGTCTACGGTAGCAGGACGCGCAAATGTCTTAATATTCCCCGATTTAAATAGCGGTAATATATGCTATAAGCTGGTTGACAGATTGACGTCTGCGAATGCTCTAGGTCCCATATTCCTAGGAACTAGATATCCCGGCAGCGATCTCTCTAGAGGCTGCGAGGTAGAAGAGATAGTGCTTGATGCAGCTGTTATTTCAATAATGGCTCAACTAAATAGACAATAA
- the rpmF gene encoding 50S ribosomal protein L32 codes for MANPKRRHSNARSQKRRTHWKVAEPSVSLCPECKQPKTMHRICPHCGSYKGRKVVVKDES; via the coding sequence ATGGCTAATCCAAAAAGGAGACATTCCAATGCGCGGTCTCAAAAAAGGCGTACGCACTGGAAGGTAGCAGAGCCTTCAGTGTCGCTCTGCCCAGAGTGCAAGCAGCCTAAAACGATGCATAGAATCTGTCCACATTGCGGTTCCTATAAAGGCAGGAAAGTA